The window GCGCGATGTGCCCCTTGGACCAGAAGATGCGGTCACGGTCGGGGTCGGTGGGCATCGTCAGGTTGGCCGCCCGGAAGTAGAGGGCCGTCATGATGTCGGCGGCCGACAGCGAGCCGCCCGGATGCCCTGAACCGGCGGCCGTGATGGAGCGAAGCGTGTCCTTGCGGATCTCGGTCGCAAGGTGCTTCAGTTCCTGGATCGTCAGCAGAGTCTCCATGGCTGCTCGTTCCTACTTCAGTTCGGCCAGGGCCGTACGGATCCGTCCGAGCGCAAGGGCGATGTTCTCGCGCGACGTGGCATACGAGAAGCGGAGGTACCCCTCCCCGAACGAGCCGAAGCCGGTCCCGGCCAGGCAGGCGACGCCCGCGTTGTAGAGCAGGTGGTCGGCGATCTCCTGGGATGAGCGGCCAAAGCTCTTGACGTTCGGGAAGACGTAGAAGGCGCCGTGCGGTTTGCGGCAGGTGACGCCGGGGATGGCGTTGAGCCCATCGACAATGATCTCCCGGCGGGCCAGGAACTCTTGCCGCATCTTCTCCTCGTCGTCCTGCGGGCCAGTCAGCGCTTCGATGCCTGCCATCTGGGTGAACGTAGCGGTGCAGGATGCCGTATTCGCGATGACCTTGGACATCCACTCGATGAGGTCGCGCGGCCCGGCTGCGTAGCCCAGGCGCCACCCGGTCATGGCGTAAGTCTTGGACATGCCGTCCATGATGATCGTGCGCTCCTTCATGCCGGGGAGCGACGCAATGGAGAAATGCTCGCCTTCAAACACCAGACGCGAATAGATCTCGTCCGACAGGACGTAGAAGTCATACTTCCTGGCCATCTCGGCAACCAGCTCTAGGTCCTCGCGCGCAATGATGCCGCCGGTGGGGTTGGCAGGCGAGTTGATGACGACCAGCCTGGTGCGCGGCGAGATCAGCTTCACGAACGTGTCGCGGTCGAAGCCGAAGTCCTTCTCCTCGAGGATCGGGAGGGGCACGGCCTTGGCGCCGGAGATGTTGATGCATGATTCATAGATAGGATACGACGGATTGGGGTAGATCGCCTCGTCGCCGTCTTCGAGCAGGGTCATGCACGACGAGTAGATGACGTCCTTGGCGCCTGGGGTGACCAGCACCTCTTCCGCCGTGACTGGGACGCCACGGGTCCTGCTGATGTACTCGGCAATGGTCTTGCGGAAATCCATCCGGCCCATGGTGGGCGAGTAGTGGGTGTAGTTCTGCTCGATCGCCCGCATACCGGCTTGCTTGATGTTCTCGGGGGTGTTGAAGTCGGGTTCGCCGATCTGCATATAGATCATGCTCTTGCCCTGGCGTTCCAGTTCCTGCGCCTTGGCCATGACGACGAAGGCTCCTTCGCCACCAGCCCTCTGCACACGTTTCGTTACTTTCAGCATGTCCTCTACCTCCCTGCAGATGATTCAGCGCTCACGCGCGATCGTGCACCTGTCGTGCTTGTGGCCGGCGTTGGGCCGCATGAACGGCCGCTTGACCACGATGCCTGCCTCGGCCCTTCCGCGAATCGGGATGTACACCGTGTCGCCGACCTTCACCACGTCCTTCTCCACCATGCACAGAGCATACGACCCACCCAGCGTCGGGCAGTAGTTGCCGCTGGTCACGTAGCCGATCTTGACGGGCATCTCGGGGCTGCCTGCCAGGCAGTCGAACCCGTTGCGCGGGATGGCCCTGCTGTTCATCTTCACGCCGATCCATGCGCGCGGGACGCCCTTCGCTTTCATGGCCAGCAGTGCGGGCTTGCCCACGAAGTCATGATCCCAGCTGATCACGAAGTTCTGCCCGGCTTCGAGTGGCGCTATGGTGTTGTCAAGGTCATGGCCATACAGCCAGTAGCACACTTCGAAGCGCAGCGTGTCACGCGCGCCCAGTCCGTTGGGCAGCAAACCGAACGGCTTGCCGGCGTCCAGGATCGCATTCCACAGGTACGATGCCTCTGCAGGAGCAACGTAGATCTCGTACCCGTCCTCGCCTGTGTAACCGGTGCGCGACACGATGCACTTGCGTCCAGCAACGGTGGTCTCCAGAAAGTGGAAGTACGCCAGGCCCACGATGTCTGCGGTGGTCATGCCTTTCAGGATATCCTCTGCTGCCGGCCCCTGCAGGGCCACTTCGGCGTACGTAGCCGTCGCTCCGGTGATGGTGATGTCCCCCAGTTTGTGGCCCATGACCCACGCGAGGTCCTTCTCGTAGTTGCCGGCGTTGACGACCAACAGGAACTTCGTCGCACTATACTTGTAGATGAAGAAATCGTCGACGACCGTCCCCTCCGGATAGAGGAACTCGGCATACTTGATCTCGTACGGCTCGAGCAGGGCTGCATTCCACGTGGCAATATAGCTCACAAACTTCTCGGCATCCGGTCCTTCGACCTCGATCTCGCCCATGTGCGAGACATCAAACAGTCCCGCGGCCGTGCGGCAGGCCTTGTGCTCTTCGATGATGCTCGTGTACTGAATCGGCATCTCGTAGCCCGCGAACTCGACCATCGTTGCACCGAGTCTCACATGCTCGTCGTACAGCGGCGTACGCAATACCTGTGCCATGTTCCTCTCCTCTGCTTCGATTCGCCGCAGGACAGGCGCTGTATGAAGATTCTGCCCCGGATGGCGCGCTAACACTCCTGGAAATACTTCTTCTTGAAGACCTTGGGAGCCTTGATGACTCCTCCCCCAGCCACGACGTACCGGACGAAGTTCTCCCCGAAACGATAGGGGAGCTCCTTGTAGGTATCGATATCGAGGACGAGCAGGTCGGCATCCTTGCCCTCGCGCAGCGAACCGGTCTGTGCGCCACGATTCACTGCCACGGCGCCGTTGATGGTCGCTGCGACCATGACTTCCTCGGCGGTCATCTTCATGTGCAGGCATCCCAGTGCCATGATGAGCAGCATGTTGGGGCACATGCAGGTCCCCGGATTGTAGTCCGTCGCTAGAGCGACCGGAACGCCGTGCTCGATGAACCCACGTGCATCCGCGAACTTCGTGCGTCCCAGCGACAGGACAGTGCCCGGCATGAGGGTTGCGACAACGCCTTCCTTCGCCATGGCCTTCATGCCCTTCTCGCTGGTCCAGATGCAGTGATCGGCACTGACACATCCCATCTCGGCTGCCAGCTCGGCACCGCGGTCATCCGCCATCTCGTCGGCATGGAGCTTGCGCGGCATGTCATGGTCACGGGCGGCCGTCAGGATGTCGCGAGCCTCTTCGATCGTGAATGCCCCCTGGTCCACATACACGTCGACGAAGACCGCCAGATGGTTCTCGTGGACCATGGGGACCATGTCCCTCGCGACGAGTTCCACGTACTTGTGGCGCCTGGCGACGTATTCGGGAGGGACGACATGCGCCCCCAGCAGGGTCGGGACGATGAGGATGTCCGTTTCCAGCGCAACTTCCTTGATGACGCGCAGCAGCTTGATCTCCTCCTCGGTGTTCAGGCCGTAGCCGCTCTTGATCTCCGCTGTGGTCGACCCATAGCGCGACAGCTTGAAGATGTTGCGCTTGAGCGCTTCGCGCAGTTTCTCTTCGCTGGCCATGCGCGTTGCCCGGACGGTCTTCACGATGCCGCCGCCCGCGGCCTGAATCTCAGCATAGGACTTTCCCTGCTGACGCATGAGGAACTCGTCCTCGCGCGTGCCGGCAAAGACCGCGTGGGTGTGGGAATCGACGAACCCTGGGCACACGACCTTGCCCTCGGCGTCGATGATCATCGTCTGCGGGCCCACGACGTAGGAACCGCCGTCCTTGGCCCCCACGTAGAGGATCTTCCTGTCCCTGACGGCGACCTCGCCACGCTTGATGATGCCCAGGTCCCCCGCAGCAGGTACAACGACAGGATCGTCCACGCCCTTCATCGTAAGTAGCTCACCTATATTACGGATAACCAGGTCTGCAATGATCGGCTGTGCCATGACGTTCTCCTCTCGTGCTTTCGACACTACTCGTAGATTCGTGTTTCGACCAGGGCGTCCCTGGTCAGTCCGGGCAACTGAAGATAGTAGGATGCCACGTCCATGAACACCTGTGCCGGAGCCAGGCCGATGAGTTCGCTTGCGACGATGCCGACGCCGTAGCGGGCGGCCTCCATCCTGACCAGCTCGAACACGCGGTACAACGGTGTCGTCGCGAAATTGAGGATGTTCATCGACACCTGCGCCCTCTGCTTGTCTTCGAGGAAAATGCCCTTTGCCTGCACGTTCATGAGACCACCCGACGACTCGCGCATGCTCTTGGCGATGCGGCTGGCGATCTTGACGTCGCTGGTGTCCAAGTCCACGTTGAAGGCAACGAGAAAGTTGCGGGCTCCCACAGCGACACAGCCTGCTGTCGGATGGCGTTCCGCAGGGCCAAAGTCTGGCTGCCATGCCGGGTCCTTGATCTTTGCGGCAAAGCCCTCGAACTCACCTTCACGGATGGTGGGCAGCTTGCAGCGCTGCGGTACCCTGGCCGACTCCGCATACAGGTACACGGGCAGGTTCAGCTCCTCACCGATACGCTTCCCTACCTGCTCCGCTATTTCACAGCATTCCGCCATCGTTACGCCGGCGACAGGGATGAACGGGATGACGTCCACAGCGCCCATACGGGGGTGTTCGCCCTGGTGGTGCGTCAGATCGATGCTTTCGATTGCCGCCCTGGCCACGTCGAATGCTGCCTCGGCAACAGCCTGGGGCTCACCCGCATACGTGATGACGGTCCGGTTGTGATTGGGGTCGGACGACAGGTCCAGCAACTTCGCCCCCGGTCGTTCGATGACGCCGGCAATGGTCTTGATCTTATCGGTGTCCCGGCCTTCACTGATGTTGGGAACACACTCTATGACCTTTTTCACGCCACCTCCCAAGGTACACCCGATGAACGGTTGACAGTATACCCCCACCTGCGCCCGTGCGCAAGCAAAACACGTCGCACTGGCGACAGACAGCGGCTTTCACGCTTCCCGCCGGCCAGTTGCACGACATGCCGTACCGCGGTACAATAATTGCAGCATATCTCGTAACCCGGTATGGAGGCAGCCCATGAATGGAAGGATCCGTGTTCTGCTGGCAGTTATCATGACGCTCGGTCTGGCTTCTTGCCCCGCAGGCAGCATGCGGCCGGCGGCTGCCGAGACAACGGTCATCACCCTGACCATCGGTAACCCCAACATCACCGTGAACGGCACAACACGCCCTATCGATGCCAGCGGCACGATTCCCGTCATTGTCGGGGGCCGCACGCTCCTGCCGATACGGGCAGTCGTCGAGGCGATCGGCGGCACCATCGAATGGAACGCAGCGACGCGGACGGTCACCATCGCCGCGGGTGCGGTCACCATGGGCCTGACGATCGGCAACCGCATAGCGACGGTCAATGGCGCCACGCTTCCCATCGATCCTCAGAACGCTACTGTCGTTCCATTCATCATAGCTGGACGAACGATGCTTCCCCTCCGGTTCGTCGGTGAACAGCTGGGAGGGACGGTCGAATGGAATGCGGCGACCAGGACCGCGACGCTGACCTTCGTCGCCCCCGCTGCACTGACGGCTCCCAGCCTGCTGGAGCCGACAGACGCCGCACTGTTCACCTCGACGACGGTTGCCTTCCGATGGACGCCCGTCGAGGGAGCGACGTCATACAGCCTTGCAGTCAGCAGTGACGGTAAGGAGATCTACCGGGGGACCAGCACGACCAGCACGCTCATCCCATCAAGCGCCGTCCTCACCGCCGGGCAGTACTCATGGACCGTCACTGCGGTGCGCGGAGCGACGACCGGTCCTGTCTCCCTGGCGAGACGATTTGTAGTCCACCTTCCGCTGTCGCCAGCCGAAATCGTCAAGCGTGCAACGCCTGCCGTAGCCGGAATCACGGTCACGTACGTCGACGGAACCCGTGGCACTGCCGGCGCTTTCTGCATTGACCCTTCCGGTGTGTTCGTGACGACCTATGAGATCATGAAGGGCGCAGTCGATGGCACGATCACACTGTCGGACGGCAGTCAACGTTCCGACCTCCGCGTGCTCGGCTATGATACCGCGATGGACACTGTTTTGATCCGCGCCTCTGGTGACAGGCCCATCGCATCACTCGCTCTCGCGAGCGGGCAGAGTGCGCAGCCCAACCAGGACGTCGTCATGGTGGGGCCCGTCATCGCCGGGGTTCCGCAGTTCACGGTCACAGGCGTCGTCAACGGCGTTGGACCGGGGACGTTCTCTGTGAGAGGCTCCGCCGATAACGCGGTGGAGGGTTGCCCCGTGCTCGACAGTTTCGGGGAGGTCCTCGGCATGGTCACGACAGACATCAAGCCTGCGACCGGGACGTTCCCGTCCGTCTTTGCCGGTACGATTCGAGCTGTGTCCCGGACAAGCTCGTGGACGATCCGCGAAGTCACCGAACGCGAGGGAACCGGCTTGCAGGCCCTGAACAAGCCATTGCCCGATGAGCCAGTCGCCGACGCAGTGATCGGGAACCTGAGGCCAAGTTTCCACTGGAATGCGGTTGCCGGTGCCACCAGGTACGAGATCAGGGTCGTCGTGGGTCGTGATGCTTCCGGCACCCTGCTCTTCGACGACATCATCTCCTACACCAACCCCGTCATCGAGCCTGGAATCCTTAAACCCGCGACCAGCTACGCATGGAACGTCCGGGCAGGAAATGAACACGGATGGGGACCGTGGTCCTCGACCCGCGTGTTCACGACGAGCGCCTCCATCGTCCAGCCACCCGCACCCACTGTCCTCGAGCCTGTCGATGGGACCACCGTGAAGGCGGTCGGACCCGTGCTCTTCTGGACCGCCCTGCCGGGCTCAAACAGGTACTACGTGTGGATTGGAATCTCCGACCAGGACGAGGTGTTTACCGGTTCATCGGCCACGACGTCGCTGGCCATACCTGCCGGAACGCTCAAGTCCGGCTCCACGTACATATGGAACGTCCGTGTCGAGAACAGTTCGGGCGTGAGTAGCCTCTGGAGTCCCGACAGCTCCTTCACGATAGCCATTTCGGCAGGAATCGGCGTTCCTGCGCTCCTGGGCCCATTGCCAAAGGCGATCGTCTCGTACCTGAACCCGACGCTCACATGGCAGGTGGTC is drawn from Coprothermobacter sp. and contains these coding sequences:
- a CDS encoding aspartate aminotransferase; amino-acid sequence: MLKVTKRVQRAGGEGAFVVMAKAQELERQGKSMIYMQIGEPDFNTPENIKQAGMRAIEQNYTHYSPTMGRMDFRKTIAEYISRTRGVPVTAEEVLVTPGAKDVIYSSCMTLLEDGDEAIYPNPSYPIYESCINISGAKAVPLPILEEKDFGFDRDTFVKLISPRTRLVVINSPANPTGGIIAREDLELVAEMARKYDFYVLSDEIYSRLVFEGEHFSIASLPGMKERTIIMDGMSKTYAMTGWRLGYAAGPRDLIEWMSKVIANTASCTATFTQMAGIEALTGPQDDEEKMRQEFLARREIIVDGLNAIPGVTCRKPHGAFYVFPNVKSFGRSSQEIADHLLYNAGVACLAGTGFGSFGEGYLRFSYATSRENIALALGRIRTALAELK
- the gcvT gene encoding glycine cleavage system protein T produces the protein MAQVLRTPLYDEHVRLGATMVEFAGYEMPIQYTSIIEEHKACRTAAGLFDVSHMGEIEVEGPDAEKFVSYIATWNAALLEPYEIKYAEFLYPEGTVVDDFFIYKYSATKFLLVVNAGNYEKDLAWVMGHKLGDITITGATATYAEVALQGPAAEDILKGMTTADIVGLAYFHFLETTVAGRKCIVSRTGYTGEDGYEIYVAPAEASYLWNAILDAGKPFGLLPNGLGARDTLRFEVCYWLYGHDLDNTIAPLEAGQNFVISWDHDFVGKPALLAMKAKGVPRAWIGVKMNSRAIPRNGFDCLAGSPEMPVKIGYVTSGNYCPTLGGSYALCMVEKDVVKVGDTVYIPIRGRAEAGIVVKRPFMRPNAGHKHDRCTIARER
- a CDS encoding imidazolonepropionase, whose protein sequence is MAQPIIADLVIRNIGELLTMKGVDDPVVVPAAGDLGIIKRGEVAVRDRKILYVGAKDGGSYVVGPQTMIIDAEGKVVCPGFVDSHTHAVFAGTREDEFLMRQQGKSYAEIQAAGGGIVKTVRATRMASEEKLREALKRNIFKLSRYGSTTAEIKSGYGLNTEEEIKLLRVIKEVALETDILIVPTLLGAHVVPPEYVARRHKYVELVARDMVPMVHENHLAVFVDVYVDQGAFTIEEARDILTAARDHDMPRKLHADEMADDRGAELAAEMGCVSADHCIWTSEKGMKAMAKEGVVATLMPGTVLSLGRTKFADARGFIEHGVPVALATDYNPGTCMCPNMLLIMALGCLHMKMTAEEVMVAATINGAVAVNRGAQTGSLREGKDADLLVLDIDTYKELPYRFGENFVRYVVAGGGVIKAPKVFKKKYFQEC
- the ftcD gene encoding glutamate formimidoyltransferase; this encodes MKKVIECVPNISEGRDTDKIKTIAGVIERPGAKLLDLSSDPNHNRTVITYAGEPQAVAEAAFDVARAAIESIDLTHHQGEHPRMGAVDVIPFIPVAGVTMAECCEIAEQVGKRIGEELNLPVYLYAESARVPQRCKLPTIREGEFEGFAAKIKDPAWQPDFGPAERHPTAGCVAVGARNFLVAFNVDLDTSDVKIASRIAKSMRESSGGLMNVQAKGIFLEDKQRAQVSMNILNFATTPLYRVFELVRMEAARYGVGIVASELIGLAPAQVFMDVASYYLQLPGLTRDALVETRIYE